From Polynucleobacter sp. MWH-P3-07-1:
TGCCACACCTCGCAAGCCTCCAAAGCGAGCCAAGAGTTTCTGACGACGCTTGGCTCCAATCCCTTCGATCTCCTCTAAGCGAGAGACCGTTCTGGCCTTGGCGCGCTTAGCGCGCATACCGGTAATGGCAAAGCGATGCGCTTCATCCCGAATTTGTGCCACCAGCAATAGGGCTGCGCTATCAATACCTAACTCGAGCGGCTTGCGATCATCCGCGAAGATCAGCGTTTCCAGACCCACCTTACGGCCCTCACCCTTGGCAACACCCACAATCAAACTGATATCCATACCAAACTCTGTGAGGACTTGCCTTGCCATCTCCACTTGTCCTTTACCACCATCAATCAAAATCACTTGCGGTAATTTATCGACTGGCAACTCTTGAAAATTAGCATAACGTCTTTGCAATACTTGTCGCATCGCTGCGTAATCATCCCCGGGGGTAATGCCATCAATATTGAAGCGACGGTATTCGCTCGATTGCATATCATTCTTGGCATACACCACACAGGATGCTTGTGTTGCTTCACCCGAGGTATGACTAATATCAAAGCACTCGATACGTAGCCGCTCCAGATTTTCAAGATCCAAACTCAATACATCAGCTAAAGCTCGAGCGCGCGCTAGCTGTCCACCAGTCTCGACTAGGCGTTTAGTGAGAGCCAGCTTAGCATTGCCCTCTGCCATTGCTAACCAATGTCGACGCTGCCCTTGAGGTTGATGCAAGAAGGTAACTTTCTTACCCGCTTGAGTGCTTAATAGACTTTGCAAGCTCTCAACGGATTTGTCTTCTACAGATACACCATCCTCAGAGCTAGGCTGTAAAGAGTGATTGAGAATAAAAACTGGGGGAATTAAATTCGTAGTGCTAGTTCCACTTTCGCTTGGCTCATCCTCTAAGTAGTGTTGCTGAATAAAAGTTTCCAATATTTCAGCTGGGCTAGCCTGCTCACCCGAAGACATCCTTAGGCCTTTAGGGAAATACGGTCTGTCGCCCAAATGACGGCCACCGCGCACCATTGCTAAATTGACGCAAATCATGCCCTCCATTTGCGCTACTACAATGATGTCTACATCTCCCTCACCATCGGCGACGGTATCCATCGACTGTTGTTGCAGAACACTTGATAAGTCAGCGATACGATCCCGCATCACAGCGGCCATTTCAAACTCCATGGCTTCACTGTATGCTGCCATCTCTTTTTCCAGTTCAGATAGCACCCGACTATGGTCGCCCTCTAAGAAACGGGTAGCTTGCATTACATCTTGTCCGTATTGCTCCACGCTCAACCGTCCAACGCATGGGGCACTGCAGCGATGAATTTGATGAAGTAAACAAGGACGACTGCGATTCTTAAATACAGAGTCTTCGCAGGTGCGCAAGCGAAATACTTTCTGCAAAATCTGCACGCTATTGCGCACCGCCCATGAATTCGGAAAAGGGCCAAAGTAGCGATTGCGTTTATCCACCTTGCCTCGATAAGAGGCTAAACGAGGAAATGCATGTCCTGTGAGCATCACGTAGGGATAGGATTTATCATCCCGAAACAAAATATTGAATGGTGGAGACAACTCCTTAATCAGATTGTTTTCTAAAATTAAGGCTTCGGTCTCAGTTCGTGTTACCGTCGTCTCATAGCGAGCAATTTTGCGCACCATGTTTTCAATTCGCGGAGATAACTGGGTGCGCTGAAAATAACTCGATACACGCTTTTTGAGGTTGCGGGCCTTACCTACATACAGAATGTGTCCCGCTTCATCAAAAAAGCGATACACCCCCGGCAATCCGGGAAGCCGTTTAACGTCCTGCTGAAGGGTTTCAAAAAGCGAATTACTCATGCGTTGGGATATTTTCTGCCAAATCGTCGATAACTATGGTGATGCCGGTATTTGCTGGCGTCTAGCCCGAAGCTTAACAAGCCTTCATGGCCAAGAGGTCCGCATTTTCTGCGATGACCTGCCAACCCTCAATTTACTCTCCCAAGGCTGCCCCGCTGAGATTCGTGACAAGATTAAAACCGAAACTTGGGCAGCCAGCTTTGAAAATGCTCGCCACCCGGTTGAAACCCCTGATGTTGTGATCGAGGCCTTTGGCTGCCATTTACCCGAACGCTATCTGGCGGGCTTAATGGTTGCGCCAAAAAAGCCCATCATTATTAATTTGGAATACCTCAGCGCTGAACCGTGGGTACTGGACTTTCATGCTAAAGCCTCACCCCAAGCTCATGGCATGCCAAAGTATTTTTTCTTTCCAGGATTTCAAGAGGCTGCAGGTGGCATCCTGATTGATCCTATTCCAACCGAACAAAATAGCGCTGCAAGCAATCTTCCTAAAAGCTTGATCAACACTTGGACAAAGCTACGACCTGGAGCAAAACGGATCAGCGTCTTCTGCTACCCCGGCTTTCCGCTCCGCAAGTGGATTGAAGATCTGAGTGCGATAGATGAGCCAATCGATGTGATCCTTACGCATGGCCATGCAGAGCTATTAAAGATGGGCTCTACAGAATCTCTTGGGCTAGCTCCCAGTATTCAGCTGCTCTCTATACCGTTTGTTTCTCAAGATGAATATGACTGGCTACTGGCTCAATGTGATCTGAATATTGTGCGAGGAGAAGATTCATTCATCCGCGCTCAATTGGTTGGTAAGCCATTGATTTGGCATATTTACCCACAGGATGATCAAGCGCATCAAGTCAAATTGGCAGCCTTTCTGGATCTCTATCTCATCACTGCCAATCTACCTCTACAGAATGCTTGCCGAAATGCCATGAATTGGGCACTGCCCCATACCTGGTTTTCGGAACTAGATGCTTGGACCCTCCATGCCAGGGCCTGGCAAACAGATTTACTACAAAAACAAGGCGACGGAGGCCTAGCAGCGCGTTTAGTACGGTTCGTAAGCTAGACCCCTGCAGAGTAGGTCTGCGGGCGGTTACAATGCTGTCTTTGATAAAAATTGCAGATTTTTGATCTGCCCTCAGGAATAGCAAGATGAAAACAGCACAAGAACTCCGCGTTGGTAACGTAGTAATGCTCGGTACTGATCCTATGGTCGTATTGAAGGCTGAATACAGCCGCTCCGGTCGCAACTCTTCCGTTGTGAAAATGAAGTTCAAGAACCTCATTTCTGGCGCACCCAATGAGGGCGTTTATAAAGCCGATGACAAATTTGATGTCGTCATTCTTGATAAAAAAGATTGCACCTACTCCTATTTTGCCGATCCAATGTATGTCTTTATGGATACTGAATACAACCAATATGAAGTTGAAGCAGAGTTCATGGGCGACGCCCTTCATTACCTCGAAGAAGGTATGCCTTGTGAAGTAGTGTTCTACGAAGGTAAAGCACTTTCAGTTGCGATGCCTAACTCCTTGGTTCGTGAAATTATTTATACCGAGCCAGCAGTGAAAGGCGACACCAGCTCTGGCAAAGTATTAAAGAGCGCCAAGCTTGCTACCGGTTATGAATTACAAGTTCCTTTATTCTGCAACACCGGTGACAAGATTGAAATTGACACTCGGACTGGTGAATACCGCAGTCGCGCTAATTAATTAGCAAGCAACAGATGTTAAAAAGCCCGCTACTAGCGGGCTTTTTTATTGGATCAAGTCAAACTCGTTGAGCAAACCCTTTGCATGCTGATATTCAGCTTGTTTTTGTAACTCATCCCAACTGGCTGCACTAGCTGACGGCATCAATTGATTTAAACGTAATCTGGATTCAGCTTGCTTGGCTGTTGAGACTTTGAGTTTAGCCAGCAACTCATCCGCCAGATCTGGTCGGTTACAGATTAAGACTGCATCACAACCAGCCTCCAGGGCCAACTCGGCACCTTTCACCACTGATCCTGCCACGCTAGCACCTTCCATTGAGAGGTCATCACTAAAAATCACCCCCTGAAAGCCTAACTCTTGTCGCAGAACAGAGTGAAGCCAGATTCTTGAGAATCCAGCTGGAAGTTGATCTACCCGAGGATAGATGACGTGAGCAGGCATCACCGCAGCCAAACTCAGATCTAGCCATTCATAAGGCTTGGCATCATCATTGAGGATTTCATCTAGAGAGCGCTCATCGACCGGAATGGCTATGTGTGAATCGGCCTCTGCCCATCCATGCCCCGGAAAGTGTTTACCGCAATTGGCCATACCGGCCATTCGCAGGCCTTCATTCAGACTTTTTGCTAGAGCGAAAACAATTTGGGGATCACGACCAAATGATCGATCACCAATCACGGCGCTGCGCCCGAAATCTAAATCCAGTACTGGTGTAAAGCTGAAATCTACCCCGCAAGCCCTAAGCTCGGCTGCCAATACATAGCCACAGGCAGTCGCCGCTGCCATCGCTAATGCTGCAGACTCAGCAGCATGCTTTGATTGGTGCTTACCCATCCAAAGCTCACCCAATTTTCTCATTGCAGGTAAATGGGTGAAACCATCAGTCTTGCAGCGCTGCACACGTCCGCCTTCATGATCAATCGAGATCAAGACATCGGGACGTAGCTTCTTAATCTCTGCAGTCAGTTTGCTCAGTTGCTTACGATTAAAAAAGTTTCTACCAAATAAAATCACTCCACCCGTAAGTGGGTGCAAAATTCGGCGGTGATCTTCAGCATTAAGCTCGTAGCCAATGACATCCAAGGTAATGGGTCCAGGACGAGCAGCTTTATTGATTAGGGTCATTTCAATTCCTGCATTAGTTTTGTTGAGTCACAAGCACAAAAGCAATCGCCATATCTACCTCATCGCTTACGGTAACTTGAGCGTGCCACTGCTTTTCTGCCATAAATATAGCCAAGGCACCTGAATAACTTGTAACTGGCTTGCCGCTGGCTTCATTCAAGGTCTGCAATGAGCGCCAGGTCATTGGCATTCTCATCCCCAGACCGATTGCCTTTGAGAAGGCCTCTTTAGCAGCAAAACGGGTTGCCAAGAAAGCCATGCCCCGCTTGGGGTTGCGGGCTAAGCGGGCTTTGAAAATAAGCATCTCATCAGGCCCCAGAATTCTCTCTGCTAAACGCCCTTGGGTACGATCATAAGCCGCTTGTAAGCGCTCGATCTTCAAAATATCGGTACCAATACCAACAATCATGATGCGTGCTGTCTGCCTTGGTTCATGAGGGCTTTCATATCGATAATGGCTTTTTGCCAACCCTTGAAGAGGGCCTCAGCCACAAGCGCATGACCGATATTCAGCTCAGATAATTCGGTCATGGCAGCGATAGGCAAGACATTATTTTCATTCAAGCCATGACCAGCATTAACTCTGAGACCCAAACTTTTACCAAACTGAGCAGCTTGTTGAATACGTTCTATCTCAGCAGCCTGCTCTACTCCAGCAAGATCTGCATAACGTCCAGTATGCAGTTCAATTACTGTGGCGCCCACATCTTTAGCCGCCTGAATTTGATTTACTTCAGGATCAATAAAAAGTGAGACCCGAATATCTGCGGCTTGTAATTGCTGAGTAGCGGCTTTGACAGCAGCAAAATGGGTCACTACATCTAAACCGCCCTCAGTCGTTACCTCTTCCCGTTTTTCTGGAACTAGACATACATCATGTGGCTTTACTTGACAGGCAATTGCCAGCATCTCGGACGTAACCGCACACTCTAAATTCATGCGGGTTTTGATTAATGGACGCAAAGCCAAGAGGTCGGCATCTTTAATATGGCGACGATCTTCACGCAAGTGCAAGGTAATCAAATCTGCGCCAGCCTCTTCAGCCAAGCGAGCTGCCCGAATGGGATCAGGATAGCGAGTACCTCGTGCATTACGCAAGGTGGCAATATGATCAATATTGACACCGAGCTCAAGGGTTGGGGAGGGGCTCATAACAATAGATTACTGGAATTTATCAGGAGCTTAGATTTTCTTGAGATCAATCAAGATCTGACGGGTCGTCAGGACTTGATCTTGAAGATGCAACCCCAACAGAAAGCGCATCAATTGTTTACTTTCAGCAAGAGTTACCGGATCAGAAAAATGGCCAACTGCAATATTGAGCAGAGATTGACCACTCAAAACTGGCCAGTGACCAGGGTCATCCGCCTGTACTGGTCTTACCCCTCTTTCAGGCTGGTAAACATACTGCAGGGATGGCTCAGGTTTATCTTGGGTCTCTACACAATGGTCTAGGGCTGCGGCATAACCGGTTTCTTGTAATAGCGCTAACTCA
This genomic window contains:
- the uvrC gene encoding excinuclease ABC subunit UvrC encodes the protein MSNSLFETLQQDVKRLPGLPGVYRFFDEAGHILYVGKARNLKKRVSSYFQRTQLSPRIENMVRKIARYETTVTRTETEALILENNLIKELSPPFNILFRDDKSYPYVMLTGHAFPRLASYRGKVDKRNRYFGPFPNSWAVRNSVQILQKVFRLRTCEDSVFKNRSRPCLLHQIHRCSAPCVGRLSVEQYGQDVMQATRFLEGDHSRVLSELEKEMAAYSEAMEFEMAAVMRDRIADLSSVLQQQSMDTVADGEGDVDIIVVAQMEGMICVNLAMVRGGRHLGDRPYFPKGLRMSSGEQASPAEILETFIQQHYLEDEPSESGTSTTNLIPPVFILNHSLQPSSEDGVSVEDKSVESLQSLLSTQAGKKVTFLHQPQGQRRHWLAMAEGNAKLALTKRLVETGGQLARARALADVLSLDLENLERLRIECFDISHTSGEATQASCVVYAKNDMQSSEYRRFNIDGITPGDDYAAMRQVLQRRYANFQELPVDKLPQVILIDGGKGQVEMARQVLTEFGMDISLIVGVAKGEGRKVGLETLIFADDRKPLELGIDSAALLLVAQIRDEAHRFAITGMRAKRAKARTVSRLEEIEGIGAKRRQKLLARFGGLRGVAGATIEEIAGVDGISMTLAEQIYRQLH
- the earP gene encoding elongation factor P maturation arginine rhamnosyltransferase EarP, whose translation is MRWDIFCQIVDNYGDAGICWRLARSLTSLHGQEVRIFCDDLPTLNLLSQGCPAEIRDKIKTETWAASFENARHPVETPDVVIEAFGCHLPERYLAGLMVAPKKPIIINLEYLSAEPWVLDFHAKASPQAHGMPKYFFFPGFQEAAGGILIDPIPTEQNSAASNLPKSLINTWTKLRPGAKRISVFCYPGFPLRKWIEDLSAIDEPIDVILTHGHAELLKMGSTESLGLAPSIQLLSIPFVSQDEYDWLLAQCDLNIVRGEDSFIRAQLVGKPLIWHIYPQDDQAHQVKLAAFLDLYLITANLPLQNACRNAMNWALPHTWFSELDAWTLHARAWQTDLLQKQGDGGLAARLVRFVS
- the efp gene encoding elongation factor P translates to MKTAQELRVGNVVMLGTDPMVVLKAEYSRSGRNSSVVKMKFKNLISGAPNEGVYKADDKFDVVILDKKDCTYSYFADPMYVFMDTEYNQYEVEAEFMGDALHYLEEGMPCEVVFYEGKALSVAMPNSLVREIIYTEPAVKGDTSSGKVLKSAKLATGYELQVPLFCNTGDKIEIDTRTGEYRSRAN
- the nagZ gene encoding beta-N-acetylhexosaminidase, whose product is MTLINKAARPGPITLDVIGYELNAEDHRRILHPLTGGVILFGRNFFNRKQLSKLTAEIKKLRPDVLISIDHEGGRVQRCKTDGFTHLPAMRKLGELWMGKHQSKHAAESAALAMAAATACGYVLAAELRACGVDFSFTPVLDLDFGRSAVIGDRSFGRDPQIVFALAKSLNEGLRMAGMANCGKHFPGHGWAEADSHIAIPVDERSLDEILNDDAKPYEWLDLSLAAVMPAHVIYPRVDQLPAGFSRIWLHSVLRQELGFQGVIFSDDLSMEGASVAGSVVKGAELALEAGCDAVLICNRPDLADELLAKLKVSTAKQAESRLRLNQLMPSASAASWDELQKQAEYQHAKGLLNEFDLIQ
- the acpS gene encoding holo-ACP synthase codes for the protein MIVGIGTDILKIERLQAAYDRTQGRLAERILGPDEMLIFKARLARNPKRGMAFLATRFAAKEAFSKAIGLGMRMPMTWRSLQTLNEASGKPVTSYSGALAIFMAEKQWHAQVTVSDEVDMAIAFVLVTQQN
- the pdxJ gene encoding pyridoxine 5'-phosphate synthase, producing MSPSPTLELGVNIDHIATLRNARGTRYPDPIRAARLAEEAGADLITLHLREDRRHIKDADLLALRPLIKTRMNLECAVTSEMLAIACQVKPHDVCLVPEKREEVTTEGGLDVVTHFAAVKAATQQLQAADIRVSLFIDPEVNQIQAAKDVGATVIELHTGRYADLAGVEQAAEIERIQQAAQFGKSLGLRVNAGHGLNENNVLPIAAMTELSELNIGHALVAEALFKGWQKAIIDMKALMNQGRQHAS